The Rhizoctonia solani chromosome 14, complete sequence genome has a segment encoding these proteins:
- a CDS encoding GPI biosynthesis family Pig-F protein, whose amino-acid sequence MAGQKKQKTKSTTTGTSDGKTNAGTEATPYASFPLSRYASLLGSQTLGLGFTLGMLPRTRVLQPELASLFGTQSDGVKTSQDHPQHPFLTPLTDSPARTLFWLCFGPDRPDSPESSSTSNNPPEKVVLGTKVKRPPIPARVLAFQEAAIAVAFTAPLAFTLLVLFGAPINSHLTPTAFLAILLSILTVWTPAYTFGVPSLTSQTLKAEERRQKWIGLFVEFSARSPVDRAILFPAVGAILGCWLGVSPMPLDWDRPWQAWPLTSAYMAVIGHLVGSGVSLALHGVFLLQPPFKDIVEILRNNLFAVFHGDSQASYSDQATPHTCLYKMSKVSVPKIRVILETSIYGFQGFYRMRLEMLMRWGILVSSTLGSRLAVSLLQLGRRQRLKSKAPPLEYHNINRRPHFNRLARTVSESLVRTLIEYRQRNRGIIPRIDAGQALENSGPQDRVMRAGQAAALQERIIRVRPTELDQAVVWEIEVVDGEDDGE is encoded by the exons ATGGCTGGCCAGAAAAAACAGAAAACCAAGTCCACGACAACAGGCACGAGTGATGGAAAAACTAACGCAGGCACAGAAGCTACACCATATGCTTCGTTTCCTCTCTCCAGATATGCCTCACTCTTGGGATCACAGACCTTGGGCCTCGGCTTTACTTTGGGAATGCTTCCTCGCACTCGAGTACTCCAACCTGAATTAGCTAGTCTTTTTGGAACCCAGTCAGATGGTGTTAAAACATCGCAGGACCACCCTCAGCATCCGTTTCTTACCCCTTTGACCGATTCCCCGGCTCGGACTTTGTTCTGGTTAT GCTTCGGGCCAGACAGGCCCGACTCGCCAGAATCATCGAGTACCTCCAACAATCCTCCTGAGAAAGTAGTCCTCGgcaccaaggtcaagagACCGCCTATTCCGGCCAGAGTATTG GCTTTCCAAGAGGCTGCTATCGCGGTAGCATTCACAGCTCCTCTTGCATTCACGCTACTGGTTTTGTTTGGCGCACCAATCAACAG TCATCTAACACCGACAGCATTCCTTGCCATCCTACTCTCTATCCTTACTGTCTGGACACCGGCCTACACCTTTGGCGTACCTAGTCTCACGTCTCAAACGCTCAAGGCCGAAGAGCGCCGGCAAAAATGGATTGGACTGTTTGTAGAGTTTTC GGCGCGTTCTCCGGTGGATCGAGCTATCTTATTCCCCGCAGTTGGTGCTATACTAGGCTGCTGGCTGGGAGTGTCACCTATGCCATTGGACTGGGATAGGCCTTGGCAA GCCTGGCCATTAACTTCAGCCTATATGGCAGTCATAGGGCACCTGGTTGGCTCGGGCGTGTCCCTTGCG CTTCATGGCGTGTTCTTGTTGCAGCCTCCATTCAAAGACATCGTAGAGATTCTGCGGAACAATCTATTCGCCGTTTTCCATGGAGATAGTCAGGCCTCGTACTCGGACCAAGCAACCCCGCATACTTGCCTGTATAAAATGAGTAAAGTATCGGTACCAAAGATCCGCGTAATTCTTGAGACTTCCATTTATGGCTTCCAAGGATTTTATAGAATGCGACTTGAAATGCTGATGCGATGGGGAATTCTCGTCAGCTCCACCCTCGGCTCCAGGCTCGCCGTATCTCTTCTCCAGCTCGGCCGGAGACAACGGTTGAAATCCAAAGCACCACCCCTCGAGTATCACAACATCAACCGGCGCCCACACTTCAACCGTCTCGCTCGAACGGTCTCCGAATCCCTAGTACGCACTCTTATCGAATACCGGCAGAGAAATAGAGGTATCATCCCCCGCATTGATGCGGGACAGGCGCTCGAGAATAGTGGCCCCCAAGACAGGGTCATGCGAGCCGGGCAAGCCGCGGCCCTGCAAGAGCGCATTATCCGGGTGCGTCCGACCGAGTTGGATCAGGCCGTCGTATGGGAGATAGAGGTCGTCGATGGAGAAGACGATG GAGAGTAG